The Bactrocera dorsalis isolate Fly_Bdor chromosome 2, ASM2337382v1, whole genome shotgun sequence region aacgctTGTTACCTAGACATAAGAAACAACAATGTatctcatttttcaaaaatagttttaaaatgtttaaaacgctTGTTACCTAGACATAAGAAACAACAATGTatctcatttttcaaaaatagttttaagaaTGTTCAAAAGGGTTTTAagaatgtttttgaaaaaataaaataatttgtttttataactcTTTAATTTTGTATGTCTTTTATTTATTGTGTCCATATTGCCATATGCCTGTGTAATCTTCCTAATACAGATAATTACCATCTTTttcagtaaataaaacaatatttatagatatatccatggtttaataaaatatcacaaaaaagttAACGTAACAAAAAGTATAGTATAAAGATATTTagattacaattttatacataaaaatatgtatatatttcaaatgcataaaatacacaaacattGCTATACACTAAATACGATCTTCTTGAAATGAAACCGCTCCctgatttataaaataatctgCCAAAAAATCCCTTAGACGGAATGCGAAACTAGATGCATTGCGTCGAGTTGTACTTATTGAATGTAATGCACCTCCAACACTCTCTAAATCTTCACGCCATTCTCCCTCCAATATTCCATGGTCTGCGGTGTCTGTGTCTACAAATGTATCTGGACAATACCAACGATCATGGTCATTCAACATTACAAAATTGTGAAGAACCAGACAGGTTAACACAATTGTTTCGCAGTTCTTTGGGCTAAAGTCTATTACCTTTCGTAGAACACGCCATCGAGCAGTTAAAATACCAAAGCTATTTTCGATTACTCTACGAGCTCGGGATAACCGGTAATTGAAAATAGCTTTGTTTCGTGGCAGCTGTGCACCGGGGTAAGGTCGCATTAAGTTTTCCTTCAATGGGAACGCTGCGTCGGCcacaaaaaaatgtggaaaatctGTTGAGGATCCATTCCATAATGGAGCTCTTGGTGGTAGTGGCAATTTGTTTTCCAAGAGTGCTTGACCAAATTTAGTTTGCTGAAAGACaccttgaaataaaataaaaataagtaaatattgaaatattgcaaatcttttaaaataccTCCGTCACTTTGTCCGCCATAGCTACCAATGCTGGCAGAGGTGAACGTATACCGAGCGTCGCAGGATGCCATTAAAACTATactataaaactttttatagttataaaataaCGAGCCTGAATTTTGTGGACGAATAATAGCTATATGCTTCCCGTCAATTGCTCCGACGCAGTTGGGTATATTCCacagttttaaaaaatctgCAGCAATGTCTTTATATTGTGCGGTAGTTGGCTCGCTAAGGTATATCGGGCACAGGTGTAACCAAAATATTTCACACGTTTCAAGTACGATATTCCGCACTGTTGTTTTCCCTAATTTATGCATCGAGGCTATGATCTCAAAAGGTGTTCCATAAGCGAGGtacctaaaaaataaatgagaatacaattaaatgaatatatgtacttcAAGGATTTTACTTACATTAAAGTTATAACCACTCGCTCCTCGACGCcaatttgttgttttggtttttttaaaaacggactaataatatttaaaagaaggtTGTATACTGGCCGATTCATCCGTGTTAAAGCAAATAGTTTTTGGTcgtcttcttttaattttaaaaagttcttcCAGAAGAAACCATTTGGGTTTCTATCCCGATTTGCTGGATGAACGGACCAGCGGCGTTTACGTCTTCTTAATACTTTTCTTCTTTGAAGgcgaagaatatttaaatataatagttCATGGAATAAATCACTATCCATTATTAAAGTTAATATATTcaacaaaacaatttgttttaatattgattaaattttcacaagcttcacATATCAAGTAAAATGTCACGTTTGTGTGCTCTCTCAACATtcaaaaacagctgatttctacgCGCTGTGTTTAGTATAATAGCAGTTACGTTTCACAAGTCACCTTTTTCGAAGCTGAGTTGAGTCAAGCATGCATAACTAGAGCTTTAGATTCGCGATTTCACGCGCggtttatggattttttttaagtttatctcGACTGTCTTTTATATAGTTTTAGTTTTGTTGGCACACACTTCTAATATGTATTAATGTTTTTAGTTAGTTTTGTCCATATTTTCGgtactttttaatttgttatgatatatgtatgtacatatgtgtatatacatatataaacgcaCTATTGTTCTGCTTGTTTATTTTGTTATCTTTTTTGTTGTGACACTGCACTTTTCGTCTATCTCTATCTCTTTTgtctatgtatatacttataataaatatattttgatctTCGTTCTGGTTgggtcactgcacttttttttttttttgttttttgttcaccGCACAAGtaagtatatattaatatgtttatatCTTTATTGTGGTTTATGTTTTTCCACTAGTGCCTTTctgtaaggctcgaaggaccatgaatactTGGATGCCCAATTTAGTGGGAAACATCcagcacttaatttttttagtttttattaaatcattAACTATGCAAAATGAAACACATTATTTGGTGATCAAATAGTAAACACTTTCagaattaactttattttttatgcttttttcatGAAATCAAAAGAAGTGATTGAACAAAGTAGTGACGACCATATCACAGAGGACCGCTGAGAAGTTAATTGTATTTCCGAAGCGTACAGGATCGGTGTCGATAGATGTTGAGTAACGTGGGTGTCGACGCGGCAGTGTGCCTGTTAACGACCAAATTGTGTAGAACCAATTGATGAGGTTTTGAACGAAAGTGTTGCTATGAGGATAGTTAGCGACGAATTGGGTCGGGTGATGACGACGGGGCGCAGTGTGTCAGCGAATGTGTGTATTTCGAATGTGTTTCCTTTCCTGTTGTCTATCCCTTTTGTTTAGTGGGTAAGagcacaggtgtggtgagttgcgttgaagtgtcatcagctgtggtgaattgcgcggtCGTATTAGAGTGCGCCTGTTTTTTCCAGGTTGAGTGAGGGGGgaggtttaactcatttaaacaaatgtattccgcacagtattgccgtctcttcttttttacttccggcattgttttgctttgggaaatacgtttaacttcgcgtgTAGtataaaggaggcgtaagtaatgctcatctattgcgcgcaaaaccacaaatgaatatgaaataaatattacattgtttatataggaatgcttaagcacaattattatatagtagtccaaaaatatgaattcttatttttccgagaaatacatttgtaaaaaaatggatctttatccttttttttatttttcccagaaatacatttgtaagaaaggataaagatcctttttttattttccacataaaagatttaaggagttcaaaagctcaaaacgtgcgctaaataatataaatatataaaataaatttttcaagagct contains the following coding sequences:
- the LOC125776573 gene encoding uncharacterized protein LOC125776573 isoform X1, producing the protein MDSDLFHELLYLNILRLQRRKVLRRRKRRWSVHPANRDRNPNGFFWKNFLKLKEDDQKLFALTRMNRPVYNLLLNIISPFLKKPKQQIGVEERVVITLMYLAYGTPFEIIASMHKLGKTTVRNIVLETCEIFWLHLCPIYLSEPTTAQYKDIAADFLKLWNIPNCVGAIDGKHIAIIRPQNSGSLFYNYKKFYSIVLMASCDARYTFTSASIGSYGGQSDGGVFQQTKFGQALLENKLPLPPRAPLWNGSSTDFPHFFVADAAFPLKENLMRPYPGAQLPRNKAIFNYRLSRARRVIENSFGILTARWRVLRKVIDFSPKNCETIVLTCLVLHNFVMLNDHDRWYCPDTFVDTDTADHGILEGEWREDLESVGGALHSISTTRRNASSFAFRLRDFLADYFINQGAVSFQEDRI
- the LOC125776573 gene encoding uncharacterized protein LOC125776573 isoform X2, giving the protein MDSDLFHELLYLNILRLQRRKVLRRRKRRWSVHPANRDRNPNGFFWKNFLKLKEDDQKLFALTRMNRPVYNLLLNIISPFLKKPKQQIGVEERVVITLMYLAYGTPFEIIASMHKLGKTTVRNIVLETCEIFWLHLCPIYLSEPTTAQYKDIAADFLKLWNIPNCVGAIDGKHIAIIRPQNSGSLFYNYKKFYSIVLMASCDARYTFTSASIGSYGGQSDGGVFQQTKFGQALLENKLPLPPRAPLWNGSSTDFPHFFVADAAFPLKENLMRPYPGAQLPRNKAIFNYRLSRARRVIENSFGILTARWRVLRKIHL